Below is a window of Campylobacter concisus DNA.
AAGACTTGGCGGCAAATGCTCGCTTGGCGCAGTCACAACTGAAAATATGTATAACGAAAGACAAAACGACTACGACCTAGCTCAGCGAAGCTTTACTGTCAAATAAGCCATATAAATTTCGGGGCGTTTAACCGCCCCAAGCCCATATTTTCCCACTTTTGCAAAGATTTTTTTAAACAAATTTTAGATAACATTAAGCATTTTTTAAACGAAACTTAGGAGACAAAAGTGGCAGAATTTTACAATGCAAAAGAGATAGAAGATAAATTTTATAAAATTTGGGAAGAACGCGGATGCTTCGAGATAGACGCGAACAAAGATATCCAAAAAGATGGACGTAAATTTTGCATTATGATGCCACCTCCAAACGTGACTGGCTCGCTTCACATAGGACACGCCCTAACCTTCACACTCCAAGACATCATGACTCGCTACAAGAGGATGGACGGCTACAAGACACTTTGGCAGCCAGGACTTGATCACGCTGGTATCGCCACTCAAAACGTCGTAGAAAAGCAGCTTTTAGCTCAAGGGGTCAAAAAAGAAGAGCTCGGACGTGAGAAATTTGTAGAAAAAGTGTGGGAGTGGAAAGAAAAAAGTGGTGGCATGATCGTGCATCAGATGCGAAAACTTGGCATCACTCCGGCTTGGAGCAGACAAAGATTTACTATGGATGAAGGCTTAAGAAAAGCTGTGAAAAAAGCCTTTGTAAATTTATACGACAAAGGGCTAATTGTCCAGAAAAACTACATGATAAACTGGTGTACGCATGATGGCGCACTCTCTGACATCGAGGTCGAACACAAAGAAAATAAAGGCAAGCTTTATCATTTGAGATATTATTTTGCAGACAAGCCAAGTGAATTTGTTGTTGTGGCTACAACCCGTCCTGAAACATATTTCGGCGACACTGCCGTAATGGTAAATCCAAACGACGAGCGCTATAAAAATTTAATCGGTAAAAAAGTGGTGCTACCTATCATAAATAGAGAGATCGAGATCATCGCGGACGAGCACGTTGATATGGAGTTTGGAACAGGCCTTGTTAAGGTCACGCCTGCGCACGATCAAAACGACTACGAGGTAGGCAAAAAACACAACCTTGAGTTTATCACTGTATTTGATGAAAAGGGTATTTTAAACGACAAGTGCGATAAATTTGCAGGTCTTGAGAGGCTTGAGGCTAGAGATATCGTCGTAGCCGAGCTTGAAAAACTTGGCAATGTCGAAAAGATAGAAGACTACGAAAACCAAGTGGGATACTGCTATCGCTGCAAAAACGTCGTAGAGCCATACATCTCAAAGCAGTGGTTCGTAAAAAAAGAGATCGCAGACGACGCGATCGCAAAGGTCGGCGAAGGCTTAGCGAAATTTTACCCACCGCACTGGATAAACAGCTTTAACGCGTGGATGAGAGAGCTAAGAGACTGGTGTATCTCACGTCAGCTTTGGTGGGGACATCAAATTCCAGTATTTTACTGCGATGATTGCGGTCATATGTGGGCTGACGAGGATGAGCCATGCGAGTGTAAAAAGTGTAAAAGTAAAAACATCCACCAAGACCCAGACGTGCTAGATACGTGGTTTAGCTCTGGTCTTTGGCCATTTAGTACGCTTGGCTGGGGCAACGAAAATGAGCTAAAAAATGAAAAATGGTTTGAGGGAGACCTCGCTGAGTTTTATCCAAACAACCTACTAATCACCGGCTTTGATATATTATTTTTCTGGGTTGCTAGGATGATGTTTCAGGGTGAAAATGCCCTTGGTAAGCTGCCATTTGACGATATTTATCTGCACGCGCTTGTAAAGGATGAGTTTGGTAGAAAGATGAGTAAAAGCCTTGGCAACGTCATCGACCCGCTTGATAGTATAAATGAGTATAGCGCCGATATCTTGCGCTTTACGCTAACGCTTCTAGCCGTTCAAGGACGCGACATCAAGCTAAGTGACGCCAAGATGAAGCAGGTAAGAAATTTCACCAACAAGCTTTATAACGCTAGCAAATACCTAATGCTAAATGAGAGTAAATTCCCAAATTTAGAAGACATCAAGCTTGAAACAAAGCTTGGAATTTATATGAATAGCCGCTTTAATGAGTGCGTGAGAGAGGTTCGTGAAAACATCGATGCCTACCGCTTTAACGACGCTGCAAACACGCTTTATAAATTCCTTTGGGATGAGTTTTGTGACTGGGGTATCGAGCTTAGCAAGGCGGATAAAGCGAGCGTAAAAGAGCTTGGTAGTATATTTAAAGAGGCGATGAAGCTCCTAAATCCTTTTATGCCGTTTCTCTCAGAGTATCTATTTCAGGAGCTTAGCGGCACACAGCTTGAAAATACAAAGTCAATAATGGTAATGAGCTATCCAGAGGTAAA
It encodes the following:
- a CDS encoding valine--tRNA ligase yields the protein MAEFYNAKEIEDKFYKIWEERGCFEIDANKDIQKDGRKFCIMMPPPNVTGSLHIGHALTFTLQDIMTRYKRMDGYKTLWQPGLDHAGIATQNVVEKQLLAQGVKKEELGREKFVEKVWEWKEKSGGMIVHQMRKLGITPAWSRQRFTMDEGLRKAVKKAFVNLYDKGLIVQKNYMINWCTHDGALSDIEVEHKENKGKLYHLRYYFADKPSEFVVVATTRPETYFGDTAVMVNPNDERYKNLIGKKVVLPIINREIEIIADEHVDMEFGTGLVKVTPAHDQNDYEVGKKHNLEFITVFDEKGILNDKCDKFAGLERLEARDIVVAELEKLGNVEKIEDYENQVGYCYRCKNVVEPYISKQWFVKKEIADDAIAKVGEGLAKFYPPHWINSFNAWMRELRDWCISRQLWWGHQIPVFYCDDCGHMWADEDEPCECKKCKSKNIHQDPDVLDTWFSSGLWPFSTLGWGNENELKNEKWFEGDLAEFYPNNLLITGFDILFFWVARMMFQGENALGKLPFDDIYLHALVKDEFGRKMSKSLGNVIDPLDSINEYSADILRFTLTLLAVQGRDIKLSDAKMKQVRNFTNKLYNASKYLMLNESKFPNLEDIKLETKLGIYMNSRFNECVREVRENIDAYRFNDAANTLYKFLWDEFCDWGIELSKADKASVKELGSIFKEAMKLLNPFMPFLSEYLFQELSGTQLENTKSIMVMSYPEVKGRNLDVEKKFELVIEAIVAIRRAKATIDLGNSKIAKAFVKFNDKIDLDEVKEYIKLLAKCEEIGFVDEKIENSIRDVSENLEAFVPLEGLDMSGIITRLKSQKTKLEKEIAKLSGMLNNQNFVANAPKEVIEANKEALDSAEAKFKKVCEELEALGEK